The Grus americana isolate bGruAme1 chromosome 8, bGruAme1.mat, whole genome shotgun sequence genome includes a region encoding these proteins:
- the REG4 gene encoding regenerating islet-derived protein 4 isoform X1 gives MLQGGLWETRLGGRRMVAAARLALLLLGFTGLLWPAGARYIDYCPEGWSYYKLSCFKYFHQPRSWDEAERQCQASHASAHLAWVEEPREAATLRKVISYYQRVQPVWLGLRYRHESRAWQWASGDTYSISSGLDGNGAHGGTCGVLTHLSGFTLWSSADCTQRHHYICKFTPSH, from the exons ATGCTCCAGGGTGGCTTGTGG GAGACACGTCTAGGAGGGAGGAGGATGGTGGCAGCAGCCAGACTggccctcctgctgctgggcttcACAGGGCTCCTGTGGCCAGCCG GTGCCCGGTACATAGACTACTGCCCTGAGGGCTGGTCCTACTACAAACTCAGCTGCTTCAAGTACTTCCATCAGCCCCGCAGCTGGGACGAGGCTGAG AGGCAGTGCCAGGCCAGCCATGCCAGTGCCCACCTGGCCTGGGTGGAGGAGCCCCGAGAGGCGGCCACCCTGCGGAAGGTCATCTCCTACTACCAGCGCGTCCAGCCCGTCTGGCTTGGCCTCCGCTACAGGCACGAG AGCCGGGCCTGGCAGTGGGCGAGTGGGGACACGTACAGCATCTCCAGTGGGCTGGATGGGAACGGTGCCCACGGGGGGACCTGCGGTGTGCTGACCCACCTCAGCG GCTTCACCCTGTGGTCCAGCGCCGACTGCACCCAGCGGCATCATTACATCTGCAAGTTCACCCCTTCACACTGA
- the REG4 gene encoding regenerating islet-derived protein 4 isoform X2, which translates to MVAAARLALLLLGFTGLLWPAGARYIDYCPEGWSYYKLSCFKYFHQPRSWDEAERQCQASHASAHLAWVEEPREAATLRKVISYYQRVQPVWLGLRYRHESRAWQWASGDTYSISSGLDGNGAHGGTCGVLTHLSGFTLWSSADCTQRHHYICKFTPSH; encoded by the exons ATGGTGGCAGCAGCCAGACTggccctcctgctgctgggcttcACAGGGCTCCTGTGGCCAGCCG GTGCCCGGTACATAGACTACTGCCCTGAGGGCTGGTCCTACTACAAACTCAGCTGCTTCAAGTACTTCCATCAGCCCCGCAGCTGGGACGAGGCTGAG AGGCAGTGCCAGGCCAGCCATGCCAGTGCCCACCTGGCCTGGGTGGAGGAGCCCCGAGAGGCGGCCACCCTGCGGAAGGTCATCTCCTACTACCAGCGCGTCCAGCCCGTCTGGCTTGGCCTCCGCTACAGGCACGAG AGCCGGGCCTGGCAGTGGGCGAGTGGGGACACGTACAGCATCTCCAGTGGGCTGGATGGGAACGGTGCCCACGGGGGGACCTGCGGTGTGCTGACCCACCTCAGCG GCTTCACCCTGTGGTCCAGCGCCGACTGCACCCAGCGGCATCATTACATCTGCAAGTTCACCCCTTCACACTGA